Genomic DNA from Thiosocius teredinicola:
GTCGCCAGGGTCGAAAAGGGCGCCGAGGAAACCCGCACCTTCTTCCGCGGCAACGGTGTGCCGATGGTGGGCATCGGCATCATCAAGCAATCGACGGCCAACACCATCGAGGTTGCCGAGGCAGCCAAGGCGGAGATGGCGCGCATCAACCCCTCACTGCCGCAAGGCATGCAGATCAAGCAGAGCTACGATACCTCGGTGTTCATCAAGGGTGCGATCGACGAGGTGTACAAGACGCTGGCGATCGCGATTGGTCTCGTGGTGTTGGTGATCTTTATCTTCCTCGGCAGCGTGCGCGCGACCTTGGTGCCTGCCGTCACGGTACCGGTGTCGTTGATTGCGACCTTCCTGGTGCTGTGGATGCTGGGCTTTTCAATCAACATCCTGACGCTGCTGGCGCTGGTACTGGCGATCGGCCTGGTCGTCGACGATGCGATCGTGGTGCTCGAGAACATCCACCGCCGCATGGAACAGTATGGCGAGACGCGTTTGGTGGCGGCGTATCGCGGTTCCCGCCAGGTCGCGTTTGCGGTCATTGCGACGACGATTGTGCTGGTGGCCGTCTTCGTGCCGATCGCGTTCCTGCAAGGCGATGTCGGCCGTCTGTTCTCCGAGTTCGCGCTGACCATGGCGGCGGCAGTGGGCTTTTCCAGTTTCGTTGCACTGTCTTTGTCGCCGATGTTGGCGTCGCAGATTCTGCCGCAGGATGCCGGCAAGGCCAGTCTCGCCCGCGGCGTCGACAAGGTGTTCGGCAAGTTGCGCGACGGCTATCTCGCCGTACTCAAAGGCGCATTGCGTGCCAAGTGGGTTGTCGGCCTGGTGTTCGTTGCGATGTTGTTCGCCACCCAATGGCTGATCGAGCAGATACCGGGTGAATACGCACCGAAGGAGGACCGCGGCGCGTTCTTCGTGCTGGTCAACGGGCCCGAAGGTGCATCGTACGAATACATGAAGGAATACATGGACGAGATCGAGCGGCGCCTGATGCCGTTGGTGGAGAACGGCGAGGTCACACGCCTGTTGGTGCGCGCACCGCGCACCTTCAGCAACTTCGAGATCTTCAACAGCGGTATCGTCATCAACGTGCTCAGCGACTGGAACTCACGCCGCTCCGCATGGGAGATCATGGACGACGTACGCGGCAGGCTTGGTGATCTGTCCGGGGTGCGCGCCTTCCCGGTGATGCGCCAGGGCTTCGGCGCACGCATCCAGAAACCGGTGCAGTTCGTGATCGGCGGTGGAACCTATGCCGAACTGGTCGAGTGGCGGGATATCCTGCTCGCCAAGATCGAGGAATCCAACCCCGGCCTCGAAGGCGTCGATTGGGACTACAAGGAGACCAAGCCGCAGTTGCAGGTCGCGATTGACTACGATCGCGCCGCCGATCTCGGTGTAACCGTCGGTGAGATAGGTCGCACGCTCGAGACCATGCTCGGTTCGCGGCGGGTGACGACCTATATCGAAGAGGGCGAGGAGTACGACGTGATCCTCGAAGGCGAGAGTAGCGATCAGCGCACGCCGACCGATCTGAACAACCTGTATGTGCGTTCACAGCGCAGCGGTCAGTTGATCCCGCTGGCCAACGTCGTGCGTCTGGAAGAGGTCGCCGATTCGATCAAGCTGAACCGCTACAATCGTGTTCGCAGCATTACGCTCGAAGCCAACTTGAAGGATGGCGTGTCGCTCGGCGAGGCACTCAGCTACCTCGATAACCTCGTAAAGGAAAACCTGCCGGGTAAGGTAATCGTCGACTACAAGGGCCAGTCGCAAGACTTCAAGGCCACCGCGCAATCGATCGTATTCGTGTTGATACTCGGTGTGGTCGTTGTCTACCTGGTGCTGGCGGCTCAATTCGAAAGCTGGATACATCCCTTCGTGATCATGTTGACCGTGCCATTGGCGATGGCGGGTGCCTTGCTCGGTTTGTGGCTGTCCGACCTGACAATGAACGTCTACAGTCAGATCGGCCTGATCATGCTGGTCGGCTTGGCCGCCAAGAACGGTATCCTGATCGTCGAGTTTGCCAACCAGTTGCGCGACCAGGGAGAGCAACTGCACGATGCCTTGATCGAAGCGACGCGTGTCCGTTTCCGGCCGATCGTCATGACGGGCATCACCACCGCGGCGGGTTCACTGCCGTTGTTGTTGTCGAGCGGGGCAGGGGTGGAAACACGCACCGTGATCGGAACCGTGATTCTCTACGGCGTTCTGGCTGCGACCTTGTTCACCTTGTTCGTCGTGCCGACGGCTTACGAGCTGTTTGCACGTCGTACGGGTTCGCCGAAGCAGATACAGCAGCGCTTGGAAGTAGAGCTTGCGGGAAAAGAGTGAAGTAGAGAGAGCGACCTAGATCACCGCGAGGTTGGCTCACGGGTTTAGCGTTTCACACCCTGTGTATCTATCAGACATCCACCCCGTTTGCGAACCGGTTATAAATGTGAACCGCTTCACAATAAATCATCGATAAATATTGAGTCCGTGATCTTCGAGTAGCACAGTGTTGTGCCATTCACTGTCAGTAATTTTAACAAACCAGTTTCGATCTCGAAGTGCAAGAATTCTAAGGTGTTGTAATAGTTTAAGAATAAAATTCTGGTGTACAAATTGCTTAAACGGCATCTAGATTGAAATGGATAATCTGCAGGAAGGGCTTGATTGATTATGAAAGACCAAACGACTTTCGCGAGAAACCTGGGTTTCGCCACCGGCGCTGCCGTACTGCTATTTGGCGTCGCTCAGGCTAACGCTGCCACGATAGTCAAAGATGCTTCGACCACGGTGTCTGTCCCCGGTCTCACGGGTTTCTCGACTACCGGTGACATGATGGATGGAATGTCGGTCACTGCGACCTTTGCCGGCGGCATTAGCGAGACTTTGGCCTGGGCTGATACGGGTCTGGGTAGCGGTGGCGTCACGGGCTCAGGTTGGAGCCTGACCCAGAGCGGTACCACTTTTGGCGACCTCAGCTGGTCGTTCACCAATTCCGGTGCCGGGTTGCTTACCGGGCTCGTGCTGGATGGAACACCGGGCTTGACGGTCTTCGATACGACGTTCGGTGGAGCATTGGGAACGCCTGGCTCCGACGCAGGTAAAGATTTCGCCACTGACCTTATTGCAGACGCCGCGGTTGTCGCGACCTATTCCAATGTGATCAGTGTCGGCGGTGCCGCTCCGGTGGGTGACCTCTTCCATGTATTGAGTGTTGACTTCACCGGCCTGGTAGCCGGCGGTACAGGGTCATCTTTCCTGATGACCCAGGATACGGATAACGATTCGCGGTTTGGTCAGGAAGTACCGGCACCTGCCACGCTGGCACTTTTCGGTCTCGGTCTTGCCGGTATCGGCTATAGACGCAAGCCGGTCAGAATGGCGTAACGTTTCCATCGCTGTACGACGCAACAGACCCCGCTTCGGCGGGGTTTGTTATGTCCGTAGCTGGCCGACGGCATTTGGTGTGGACCGAATTATATTTCCAGCCACGTGAAGGGTGTTTGTCGACCGTTGGTGCAAGGCCGATGGGAGTGTTTTGGGTGAGCGACCTCCAGCCCGCGGCGCCTACGAGCATCTCGAGAAGAACACTCGTTCACTGTTGTATCGCATGAAACTTCTCTCTTCGTCTGGTCGCTGATTCGTGCGTAGTCGTGCCTGACTAGGCTGCCGGCGTGGTCGTCTGTATCACAAGGTAGGCCGTGTAGGCGACGTATGCGACCAACAACGACACACCTTCGAATCGATTGATCCGGCCCTGGCCGCGAAACCCGTACGCCATCACCAGCAGGACCACCGTGAGCAAGAACATGCTCAACCAGTCGCGTGTCAGCACCTCGGGCGCGATGTGAGGCATCGGTTCAATGGCGCCGGCGATGCCGACGACGGCCAGCAGGTTGAACATGTTCGAACCGACGACGTTGCCGATCGCAATGTCGTGTTCTCCCTTGCGGGCGGCAATGACGGATGCCGCGAGTTCGGGCAGCGAGGTGCCGAACGCGACGATCGTCAGGCCGATCACCAGATCGCTGATACCTAGTGCATGGGCGATGTTGACCGCACCCCAGACCAGGATACGTGAGCTGACGATCAGCAGCAGGAGTCCTGCGGCCAGCCAGAACAACGCCTTGCCCAAGGGCATGGCGTGCGTCGTCAGCTCCTGATCCATTTCGTTGGCGAACGCGTCTTCGCGGTGGCGCATGCCCTGGTGGATGGTCCAGCCGATCAGGGCGAAAAAGGCGGCCAGAAGGCTCCAAGCATCGGCGCGCGTCAGGTCGCCGTCCCACATCAAGGCTCCGGCCAGCAGGCTGATGGCGAGCAGCAGTGGCAGTTCGCGGCGGACGATATTCGAGTTCACTGCAATCGGCGCGATCAGCGCGGTCACGCCGAGGATCAGGCCGGTATTGACGATGTTCGAACCGACGGCATTGCCGATCGCGAGGTCCGGATTGCCGTCCAAGGCGGCCATAGCAGAGACCACCATCTCCGGTGCCGAGGTACCGAAGCCGACGATCACCATGCCGATCAACAGCGATGGCATGCCCGCATGTTTCGCGGTTGCCGCCGCACCCTCGACGAAACGGTCGGCGCTCCAGATCAGCAGCGCGAAGCCAGCGGCGATAGCGAGAGAGGCAAGGAGCATTTGGGTAACAGCAACCTGTAAGTTGATCAGTGGGTGCGCAGGTGGCCCGGCAGGCCGAGCGCGTGGTGCAAACGGATCGATCGCATTGCGTACTTGGCGCGACGCAGTCGGGGAAGACACATAGGGAGTACTCCTGGCGGGTGGCGCAAAGACTCAGGTCGCGACATCAGCCCACCTGACCTGAATGTCGCGTACCTTGAGTCTGGTCAATCCCGGTTGGGACATGGCCGCCACGGGATCGTACCCGGAGACTGTTGACGTCCATCTCAGCGTGGCTGAGCGACTACGCCCTCAAGAAGTGGCGCAGATGATACGGCTCGGCCGACGAAGAAGGCAATTGTCCGTGATCGAAATGTGCGCCCATAGGGATTTCGTCCAAGCGCCAGATCAGTCCTTCTTTTTCAGCAGCGCTTCCAGGTCGGCAAAGGGCCGGTGGGTAGTTTCCGTGTTCGCAGTGCCGCCGGCACCCGGTGTACGTCCCGACGCCATGGCCGCCATGTGCTCTTCGTATTTCTGATGTTCGTTGTCGTGGCAATACAGGCACAGCAGCTCCCAATTGCTGCCGTCCGGCGGATTGTTGTCGTGGTCCATGTCTTTGTGATGCACGGTCAATTCATGCAGATTGGCCCGGGTGAACGTCCGCGCACAGCGACCGCATACCCAGGGAAACAGCTTCAGTGCCTGCTCACGGTATCCCGCCGCGCGTTCTTCGCTGTTGCGGCGCGCATCGGCCACGACCTGGTCGAGCTTGGCAGTGTCGATGGGGCGACCGTTTCGACCGCTCCCTGATGGTTGCTGAGCCATGCTGTGTCTCCCGATGATCTGCACTAATGAACCCTTCGTGTGCCTATTTGAACTGATTTCGCGGTGACGCACACGTGGGTTCTGCCGCCGCCCCGCAACGCGTGCGTGTCGCTGTACGAGAGGGCGTCGTCAGAGCATTCCATGACGCCCGGCAGGCAGCAAAGCGCACCCGACAAAGGATGTTATAACGTAACGTTTTTCTGGTACGCTATCGACGTGAACTCCGCTGCCGTCTCTCTCAAGCCGCCTGTCATGAACAAACGGCGCCGCGTATTGCTGGCGTGCCTGCTATTTGCCGCGCAGTTTGTCTCTCAACTGCATGTGCTCCAGCACCTCGAGTCGGCAGATCACGACGAACCCGACGGCGAGGTCTGTGCGTTGTGCATCATTGCCGCAGCGACTGATCAGGCCGTGATGCATTCTGCCGTTCCGGCGAATAATTCGGCCCACCACCCGCATCCGGTGTTCATTGGCGGCGAACGTCCGGCCGTCGCATCGCTATCCGCCTACCAGGAACGCGCACCTCCACCCAACTCTTCGATCGCTTAGACCTTCTTGTCTTTTGCCCTCTCGTCGAGAGAGGCGATACGTAGTGCATTGGAGAAACACAAATGACACGAACACTGGTGAACGCCGCCGTCTTGGCCGCGTTGAGCATTCCCATGAGCGCATGGTCGGCCGAGTCGGACGATATCGCTGAATTGAAACGCATGATCGAACAGATGAAGCAGCAGCATGTGCAACAGCTTCAGTCACTCGAACAACGCGTTCAACGTGCAGAAGAGCGTGCCGCTGCGGCCGAAGAGGCTGCACAGGCGACGCAAGGCAAGGTTGCAGCAGTCGAGGAGCAGGTGCAGGCTAAGCCGCGCGCCGGCGACAACAGCTTCAATCCTGCGATCAGCCTGGTTCTTCAGGGTGGGTTCGCTGGGTACTCGCAGGACCCGGAGGAATTTCATTTCGAGGGCATGCCGCTCGGCGGCGAGGCTGGGTTGATCGATGAAGGCCTGGCACTTTGGGAGACAGAGCTGACGGCGTCGGCCAACATCGACAACCTGTTCTTCGGTCAGGCAACGCTTGGCCTGCATACTCACGACGGCGAGATCGAGGTGGATGTCGAGGAGGCCTTTGTCGACACCCTGTCGTTACCGGCCGGACTCGGCCTGCGCTTCGGGCGTTTCTATTCGGCTGTCGGTTATCTCAACGAGCACCACACCCACGCGTGGGATTTTGCCGATGCGCCACTCGCCTACGAGGCATTTCTCGGTGGTCAGTATCGCGATGACGGCGTTCGTGCGAGCTGGGTCGCGCCGATCGATGCCTTGTTCGTCGAAGTCGGTGCAGAAGCGTTGCGCGGCGACGCTTACCCCGGCGGCGGCAATGACGGTGATTTCGGTGCCGTGCGCAACCTTTTCGCCAAGGTCGGAGGCGATATCGGCGATGACAGCAGCTGGCAGGTCGGCGTGTCGCGGATGAACGTCGATGTGCGTGAGCGCTCGGCTGGTGGCCATGCGCATGAGCATGGCGGCGACAGCCCGGTGTTCAACGGCGATTCCGACCTGACTGTTTTCGATGCCGTATGGAAAACCAATTTCAGCGGCGAACGGGCACTGATCCTTCAGGGCGAATACTTGCTGCGTGACGAGGACGGGCAGGTTGCATTGAGTGAAGGTGCCGGCGACGCACTGTTCAACTACGACGGCGAGCAGGATGGCTGGTATTTGCAGGGGATCTTTCAGTTCAACCGCCAGTGGCGGGCCGGCTTGCGCTACGACCGGCTGAGCGCAGACAACGACCTGGTGATGGTCAGCAATACGACGGGTGAAGCGGATAGCGATATCTTCGAGGAGTCAGGCTACCAAAATGGCGATCATGACCCGCATCGCTGGGCCGCGATGGTCGATTGGTCGCCGAGCGAGTTCAGCCGATTGCGCCTGCAGTATGCGCGCGATGATTCACGCGAAGAGACCGACGACCAGGTGATGCTGCAATACATCATGACGCTCGGTGCGCACGGCGCGCACCGTTACTGACGCCGGGGGACATGTCTATGCGTAACAACAGACTCTCGATGTCGGTACTGCTCGCGTTGCTCCTCGCCGGTACCGCACAAGCGAAACTCAACGTCTTTGCCTGCGAGCCCGAGTGGGCCGCATTGGTGAAAGAGCTGGCCGGTGACGAGGCGAGCATCTTCGCCGCAACCCACGCGGGTCAGGACCCTCACCATGTGGAAGCCCGACCATCACTGATCGCCCGCCTGCGCTCTGCGGACCTTGCGGTATGCACCGGCGCTGAACTGGAAACCGGCTGGATGCCGATGGTGCAACGGCGCGCGCGCAATCCGAAGGTGCTGCCGGGTCAGCCGGGCTACTTCGAGGCAACCGATGCGGTGACGCTGTTGGAAAAACCCGCCGAACTCGACCGCGCCGAGGGAGACGTGCACGGTGACGGCAATCCCCATGTTCAACTCGATCCGCGCCGAATACTCGAGATCGCCAAGGCATTGTCGGCACGGCTGCAGCAGATCGATGGTTCGAACAGCACGCTGTACCGGCGGCGCTTGCAGGACTTTGCAGCGCGCTGGCAGGCTGCTCTCAGTCGTTGGCAGGGTGACGCGGGCGCACTGCGGGGCAGGCGCGTCGTCGTACATCACCAGGAATGGACTTACCTGTTGGATTGGCTGGGTATGCAGCGCGTCGGCTCGCTCGAGCCAAAGCCGGGCATTCCGCCCAACATGGCGCATTTGGCACAGCTCAAACAACAGCCGGCAGACTTGATTGTGCTGTCGCCGTTGAACGACGAAAAGCCCGCCGAATGGCTAACGTCGCAAACAGGAGTACCTGCGGTCGTGCTGCCTCAGACCGTCGGCGCCGTATCTGGGAGTGACGATCTGTTCAGCTTGTTCGACACGATCGTGCGCCGGCTCAACGACTTGGAACATCGATGAATGCGTCCGACTTCGCATTGCTCGGACCGCCCCTGATCGCAGGGGCGGTCGTGCTGAGCACCCACGTGCCGTTGG
This window encodes:
- a CDS encoding efflux RND transporter permease subunit translates to MILSDVSVTRPVFASVMSLLLIAFGLVAFDRLPLREYPDIDPPVVSVETVYPGAAANVVESRITQVIEDRIAGVEGIQFIESTSEDGRSAITIEFDVSRDIDGAANDVRDRVSTVLDDLPDEADPPEIQKVDSNEDVIMWLNLVSDRMSVPELSDYARRYLVDRFSVLDGVARVRVGGDQTFAMRIWIDRKALAARGLSVSDVESALRAENLELPAGSLDSVDRQFTVRVARSFRDADDFAKLVLARGDGGYLVRLGDVARVEKGAEETRTFFRGNGVPMVGIGIIKQSTANTIEVAEAAKAEMARINPSLPQGMQIKQSYDTSVFIKGAIDEVYKTLAIAIGLVVLVIFIFLGSVRATLVPAVTVPVSLIATFLVLWMLGFSINILTLLALVLAIGLVVDDAIVVLENIHRRMEQYGETRLVAAYRGSRQVAFAVIATTIVLVAVFVPIAFLQGDVGRLFSEFALTMAAAVGFSSFVALSLSPMLASQILPQDAGKASLARGVDKVFGKLRDGYLAVLKGALRAKWVVGLVFVAMLFATQWLIEQIPGEYAPKEDRGAFFVLVNGPEGASYEYMKEYMDEIERRLMPLVENGEVTRLLVRAPRTFSNFEIFNSGIVINVLSDWNSRRSAWEIMDDVRGRLGDLSGVRAFPVMRQGFGARIQKPVQFVIGGGTYAELVEWRDILLAKIEESNPGLEGVDWDYKETKPQLQVAIDYDRAADLGVTVGEIGRTLETMLGSRRVTTYIEEGEEYDVILEGESSDQRTPTDLNNLYVRSQRSGQLIPLANVVRLEEVADSIKLNRYNRVRSITLEANLKDGVSLGEALSYLDNLVKENLPGKVIVDYKGQSQDFKATAQSIVFVLILGVVVVYLVLAAQFESWIHPFVIMLTVPLAMAGALLGLWLSDLTMNVYSQIGLIMLVGLAAKNGILIVEFANQLRDQGEQLHDALIEATRVRFRPIVMTGITTAAGSLPLLLSSGAGVETRTVIGTVILYGVLAATLFTLFVVPTAYELFARRTGSPKQIQQRLEVELAGKE
- a CDS encoding PEP-CTERM sorting domain-containing protein — protein: MKDQTTFARNLGFATGAAVLLFGVAQANAATIVKDASTTVSVPGLTGFSTTGDMMDGMSVTATFAGGISETLAWADTGLGSGGVTGSGWSLTQSGTTFGDLSWSFTNSGAGLLTGLVLDGTPGLTVFDTTFGGALGTPGSDAGKDFATDLIADAAVVATYSNVISVGGAAPVGDLFHVLSVDFTGLVAGGTGSSFLMTQDTDNDSRFGQEVPAPATLALFGLGLAGIGYRRKPVRMA
- a CDS encoding calcium/sodium antiporter; its protein translation is MLLASLAIAAGFALLIWSADRFVEGAAATAKHAGMPSLLIGMVIVGFGTSAPEMVVSAMAALDGNPDLAIGNAVGSNIVNTGLILGVTALIAPIAVNSNIVRRELPLLLAISLLAGALMWDGDLTRADAWSLLAAFFALIGWTIHQGMRHREDAFANEMDQELTTHAMPLGKALFWLAAGLLLLIVSSRILVWGAVNIAHALGISDLVIGLTIVAFGTSLPELAASVIAARKGEHDIAIGNVVGSNMFNLLAVVGIAGAIEPMPHIAPEVLTRDWLSMFLLTVVLLVMAYGFRGQGRINRFEGVSLLVAYVAYTAYLVIQTTTPAA
- a CDS encoding YajD family HNH nuclease gives rise to the protein MAQQPSGSGRNGRPIDTAKLDQVVADARRNSEERAAGYREQALKLFPWVCGRCARTFTRANLHELTVHHKDMDHDNNPPDGSNWELLCLYCHDNEHQKYEEHMAAMASGRTPGAGGTANTETTHRPFADLEALLKKKD
- a CDS encoding TonB-dependent receptor: MTRTLVNAAVLAALSIPMSAWSAESDDIAELKRMIEQMKQQHVQQLQSLEQRVQRAEERAAAAEEAAQATQGKVAAVEEQVQAKPRAGDNSFNPAISLVLQGGFAGYSQDPEEFHFEGMPLGGEAGLIDEGLALWETELTASANIDNLFFGQATLGLHTHDGEIEVDVEEAFVDTLSLPAGLGLRFGRFYSAVGYLNEHHTHAWDFADAPLAYEAFLGGQYRDDGVRASWVAPIDALFVEVGAEALRGDAYPGGGNDGDFGAVRNLFAKVGGDIGDDSSWQVGVSRMNVDVRERSAGGHAHEHGGDSPVFNGDSDLTVFDAVWKTNFSGERALILQGEYLLRDEDGQVALSEGAGDALFNYDGEQDGWYLQGIFQFNRQWRAGLRYDRLSADNDLVMVSNTTGEADSDIFEESGYQNGDHDPHRWAAMVDWSPSEFSRLRLQYARDDSREETDDQVMLQYIMTLGAHGAHRY
- a CDS encoding metal ABC transporter solute-binding protein, Zn/Mn family; the protein is MRNNRLSMSVLLALLLAGTAQAKLNVFACEPEWAALVKELAGDEASIFAATHAGQDPHHVEARPSLIARLRSADLAVCTGAELETGWMPMVQRRARNPKVLPGQPGYFEATDAVTLLEKPAELDRAEGDVHGDGNPHVQLDPRRILEIAKALSARLQQIDGSNSTLYRRRLQDFAARWQAALSRWQGDAGALRGRRVVVHHQEWTYLLDWLGMQRVGSLEPKPGIPPNMAHLAQLKQQPADLIVLSPLNDEKPAEWLTSQTGVPAVVLPQTVGAVSGSDDLFSLFDTIVRRLNDLEHR